The genomic segment TGCATATCCCTGTTATACGAAAGGGGAAGTCCCTTCATAACCGTCAAAAGGGCCAGGAGATTTCCGTATACCCTTCCGGACTTTCCCCTTATGAGTTCTGCAACGTCAGGATTCTTTTTCTGGGGCATTATGCTTGAGCCTGTCGTAAACGCATCGGGCAGGTTAATGAACCTGAATTCTTCTGATGACCAAAGTATCAGTTCCTCTGCAAACCTTGACAGATGCATAATCAGAATAGAGGAGTCGGACAGAAATTCTATGGCAAAATCCCTGTCCGAAACCGCATCAATACTGTTCCATGCAATACCGTTAAAACCCAGAAGTTTGGCAACATAGTGACGGTCAATCGGAAGTGTGGTTCCGGCAAGCGCACAAGAACCCAGGGGAAGCTGATTTATGCGTTTCAGAGAATCGCTGAACCTTTCAACATCTCTTTGCAGCATCTCAACATAGGCGAGAAGGTGATGGGAAAGGAGCACAGGCTGCGCCCTCTGGAGGTGCGTGTACCCCGGGAACAGAAGTTCCAGATGGTGAGATGCGATGGAGAGCAGGGTATTCTGCAGCTTTCTGATCAGCGATATCACTTCTTCCGACTCAGCCCTGAGATACAACCTGAGATCCAGAGCAACCTGATCATTTCTTGAACGGGCAGTGTGGAGCCTTGCACCTGCATCGCCGGTTTTTTTAATGAGGGCAGATTCAATATTCATGTGGATATCCTCAAGATCCTGCCTGAATGAAAATTTGCCAGCTTCAATTTCCCCTGCGATCTCTTCAAGACCTTTTATGATCTTCACGGAGTCCTTCTGAGAAATGATGCCCTGTTTGGCGAGCATTCTGGCGTGAGCGATGCTTCCGCGGATATCATGCATCCACAGACGGTGATCAAATGAGACCGATTCCGTAAAGGTCTCAACAATTCTGGAAGTATCTTCGCTGAATCTGCCTGACCATAATTTTTTCATATGCTTTTCTTGAACCCCATTCTCATGTCTTCGAGTTCCCTGAACACTTCGTAGATAATCTCTGTAGTGTTCAGTTTTATCGGACCCTTCATGACATACTGGGGAACAATTCCCTCAATGAATTCAAACCACCCTTCATTCCATGAGATGGCATCAAGGAGAAGTTCCTTTGCGAAACGGACCATTATTTCCGTAAGCAGTTCAAGTGAAAAGTAATTCAGATCAATAAGCCTCTGCGTGAAAGGCAGCTTCATTGTCTGGCTCTGTTCAAGGGCTGACCTGATATTGTTGATATCGAGGAATGATCCCCGGGCGATGTATTCTCCGAGTCGTTCCCCTTCCTTGTTTGATGAGACATATACGATTTTGCCTTCTTCGAGATAAATCTTTTTGTCGACACCATGGAAGCTGGCATTGAGAGTTCCCGATTTTCTTGAAAGATCAACCCATTGCAGAAGATCCGTCAAGGGCATTACTGATATGTCGCCTTTTATCGAAGCCACGTTGACCCTCCCGAAGCAGTATATATACTTGTCTGAATTGAAATCTATAATAAAGGTAGGAAAAGGTACTGTCAAGATACATGCAGCCATTCGACGAAATATAGGCGATAGCAGAGCCATGCATTGCTTGAACCTTGAGATAAGCGGATAAATTACGATAGAGTAAAGATATGCCGAATGTATCGCTCCAGGCTTTACAGGAAAAAATAGAATCTATCATCAAAGGCAAAGGCAATGTGGTAAAAATGGCATTGCTTGCCCTGCTCGGACGGGGACATCTTCTTATAGAAGATGTCCCCGGTGTCGGCAAGACAACTCTTGCGTTCACGATTGCAAAAGCCACAAACTGTTCTTTTCAGCGTATCCAGTTCACCAGCGACCTTCTCCCTACAGATATTCTAGGAGTTAACATATACAACCCTGACCGTAGGGAGTTTGAGTTCAGACGCGGACCGATATTCACCAATATCGTCCTCGCCGATGAGATCAACAGGACTAATCCGAAGACTCAGTCGGCTCTTCTTGAGGCGATGAATGAACGGAGGGTTTCAATAGAGAGAAAAACATATGTTCTCCCGGAACCGTTTATGGTAATTGCGACCCAGAATCCCCTTGAATATCATGGCACTTTTCCTCTTCCCGAGAGCCAGCTCGACAGGTTCATGATGCATTTAAAAATCGGATATCCGACTCTCTTATATGAAAAAAAAGTAATCTTCGAACAGTCCAGCTTCGAGGATATTGAATCAATGGAACCTGTCATTTCTGCTGATGAAATCATTAAGATGCAGAGGGAAGTTGATCTTGTGAGAGTTGACGACAGTCTTCTGGATTACCTTATTCATATAATCAGGGAAACACGGACGAACGATCATATCCGGCTCGGAGTCAGTCCGAGAGGAGGACAGTTTCTCCTGAAAACCGCGAAGGCGAACGCATATTATGAAGGAAGGGATTATATCGTCCCGGGAGATATCAAGGAAACCGCCCCCCTGGTTCTTGGCCACAGAGTCATTCTTAAGACAAGGACATATTTTTCAGACGCGGAGAGAGTGATAGAGGAAATTCTCGAAAAAATACCTGTCCCTCTATGAAGTCAAGCAGGGAAGGCAAACGATTTATCCTTGCCTCGGCGCTCATCGCTGTCGCTGCTTTGAATACCGGCAATAATCTTATTTACCTTATCCTTTCCATGATGCTGTCCATTCTTCTCCTCTCGGTTCTCATCCTCCATATCAACCTCAAAGGGTTGAAGGTAAGGGTATCCCAGACCCAGCCGATATTTTCCAATCAGAGGGGAATGGTAGACATAGCAGTGACAAACCTGAAGAAAAGGATTTCTTCATATTCAGTGAAAGCGTTCATAGGGGAAGAAATAATAGGTAGCGGGTATTTTCAATGCATACCTCATTCAGCAGTCATAGTAAATCGCGTCTCCGTTATATTTCAGAAAAGAGGCATGTATGGACATGACTCATCCGCCCTCGAGTCTGGGTTCCCCTTCATTTTTTTAACCAAGAAGACGCGTCCCGGGACGGAAGGCAGTGTCATAGTTTACCCGGAAATCCGGGAATCGGACAGATGGCTTTCTGAAATGTTAAGAGATGGCTATGAGCGCCTGCTTCCAGGTTCGGGAAAGTCAGATGAGTTCTCAGTGATAAGAGAATTCAGATATGGTGACGACTGGAGAAAAATTCACTGGAAGGCTTCAGCAAAGACAGACAAAATGATGGTTATGGAATATGCTGCAGATGAGCCGAAAAAGATTACGGTAATTCTCGATAACCTGAAACCTCTGTATCCCGAATCATTTGAAAAGGCTGTATCCCTTGCAGCAACAATCTCCGACAGGTTTCTGAGAGAGGATTTCTTTGTTAGGCTCCTAACCTGCAGGAAAGTCATCCCTTTCGGGTCCGGAAGGGATCATCTCCTGAAGATTCTCGATATCCTGGCGGTCATTGAGGGACAGGAAAGCTGGGAATGTCCGCTGTCTACTGAAGCCATCCCTGAAGGCTACTCTGTGCTCATACTGAATTCAGCGCAGTCACCGCTGAAAAAATTCATTTCATCCAGTAACGCGGTTATTTATGCCTCAACTTTATAAAGGACTGACATTTATCCTTGCCCTTGCAGGATGCATCAGCCTGTTAATCTCAGGAGAGATAAACTATTTTCTTTCTTTTTCTGCTCTTGCGCTATTCGCCGGGTATTACCGGTTCTTCAGGAATTTGCCCCATGCGCCAAAATGGGTCATCGGTGGTCTTTCGGGTCTCACACTTCTGGTATTCCTGATAGATTCACTTATGATATCGGATGATTATTTTATCGCTGTTGCGCATCTCACAATCACGTTTCAGGCAATAAAAAGTTTTGATTTGAGAGAGCCATGGGATCATCTGCAGGTATATTTCATGTCCCTTCTGCAGCTTATTGTTGCTTCAGAGCTTACCCATTCGATTGCATTTGGTTTCATCTTCGTCCTGTTTCTCATTGCCCTTGTTGCGGCCATAGTCTATGCCCATTTTGTAAAGGAAGGAAAATCGCTCGGGGTAAGCATATCACGACCTGTTCTTGCCATCTCCCTTATGGTATTAATGCTGACTGCAGTATTGTTCGTTTCAATCCCCCGTGTTACAGGCGGGTTATGGGGAAAGACGCATAAAAAGGGGATACGGACGATAGGTTTTTCAGAACGGGTCGATTTCGGGTCATTCGGAGATCTCAAATCAGATTCAACAATAGTCTTGAGAGTCGAACTCGCAGGAGAATCACGACGTCCCTATTACTGGAGGGGAATATCCCTGAACGATTTTGACGGAATATCCTGGAACAATACCATGAGTGTGAGAGAAGGTATTTACCGTGATGGCGAAAGGTTTCTCATAAAGCCTTTTGAGGAGGCTATGGCTGTTATCCAGAAGATCTATCTTGAGCCGATGGATACAGATGTGATATTCGGTCTGACCGAGATGAAAGCGGTCGAGTCACAGGGGAGGGTGATTCTGACCGATCGTGCAGGATCAATTTTCATGCCGTTAAAGAAGGGCAAACGGTTCAGTTATGTTGCCTACAGTGTGCCGGGAGATATTCCTGTTACAGGCACATTTGAAAGTTATCTGCAAATACCTCCGGGAGTGGAAAAAATCTCGAGGCTTGCAAGAAGTCTGGTTACGGAAAACGAGAGCGATATCGAAAAGGCGGTGAAAATTGAAAAATATCTCAGAGATAACTATTCTTATTCCCTGTCCGTGCCAGAACCACCGAGAGGGATTAATCCGGTTGAAGACTTCCTGTTCAGGACAAAAAGGGGTTACTGTGAACATTATGCGACTGCGATGGTACTGATGATGCGTTCGATAGACATTCCCGCCCGCATTGTTACCGGGTTTCTCGGGGGTGAATTAAATGAAATTGGAAACTACCTGATCGTCCGTCAGAGCGATGCGCATTCATGGGCAGAAGCGGCAATTGGCGGCAAATGGAAGCTGTTTGACCCCACGCCCCCGGTGTCACTGTCACGTTTTTCGGGATCGTCGCTTTTTCTTGACATGCTGAAAATGAAATGGAGCAGATATATTGTGTCGTTCAGTACAGATGATCAGAAAACAATAGTAAAAACGTTTACGATTCCGAAACGTCTGACATTTGCCGAAGGGTTCAGAGCAAAGAAAATAGTATCTGATGCACTGCGTTTTCTGATACTTATGCTTATATGCATAGCATTGTTGACAGGTATGTATTTCCTCAGGAGAAGGTATCCGGGAAGATACAGTTTCGTTACCGCACAGTACATTTCCCTGAGAAAGTATCTGAAAAAGAAGGGAATGGATATCAATCCGTCTCTCACTTCCTCGGAGATACAAAGGGAGGCTGCAAGAAATGGACCAAGTCTGATCAGGGAGTTCCTCATCATTTATGAAGAACACAGGTTCGGAGGAAAGAAGATGACCGGACAGGACAGGGAAAGATACAATCTTTTACTGAAAGAGATTAAAAAACAGATATCCCGATGATTTTACGGTTCATGTGCTGAAAGGATACGTGTCAAGATCTTCCGATCCCCAGCCGAACGCACCGATCAGAGGCACAAATACACATGGCGTATGACGTTCTTCGGAAAAAGTGCCATGAGGCGACTTTCTGACTTTGAGAAGCTGCTGTGAAAACCGGTCTCCTACCGGTGCAATCAGGATTCCGCCCGGCGCAAGCTGATCCTTCAGAGGGGCAGGTATTTTCGGAGTTCCCGCAGTAATCAATATCCTGTCGAACGGTGCGTTTTCAGGAAGCCCTTTAGTACCGTCACCAATCTTTACATGAATGTTATCGTAATAAAGCGATCTGAACTTTTTTTCTGCGCGTTCTGCAAGCGGGGGAATACGTTCTATGGTAAAAACTTCACCCGATAGTTCCGCAAGTATCGCTCCCTGGTAGCCTGATCCTGTCCCGACTTCCAGAACTTTTTCCATACCTTTCAGTTCGAGAAGTTCAGTCATTATCGCTACCATGAATGGTTGCGAAATTGTCTGCCCTTCACCGATCGAAAGGGCCATATCGTCATAGGACCTGTGCTGCATGGATTCGTCAACAAAAAGATGTCTCGGGACTTTTTTCATTGCGTTGATGACGCGCTCGTCTTTTATGCCCCTCGCGATCAGCTGGGTTTTGACCATCATATCCCGCAGTGAGGCGAAGTCTTTCATGGAAGTTTTGCACCTGCTGCCCGTGCAGCGATTACCCCTGATACAGAGGCCTGAATAAGTCCCCTGCTGACTCCGGCTCCATCACCGATCGCAAAGAGATTGTCAACCTCGGTCTCGAGTGAATCTGAAAGTTTCGGCAAAACCGAATAGAATTTGACTTCAGCTCCGTAAAGAAGGGTGTGCTCCGAGTTCACTCCAGGAGCGACTTTATCAAGCGCATCAAGCATTTCGATGATATCCGAAAGATAACGGTATGGCAGGACAAAACTCAGATCTCCCGGTGTTGAGTCTCTGAGAGAAGGGGTAACCTTGCCTTTTTCTATACGTTCGCGGGTAGAACGTCTTCCCTGCCGCAAATCGCCCAAACGCTGGACAATTACTCCTTTGCCGATAAGATTTGCAAGTCCTGCAATATATCTTCCGTAGAGAATCGGTTCATTGAATGGCTCGGTGAAGAACGTGCTGACGAGCAGTGCAAAATTGGTATTTTCAGATTTGCTGTTTGCATAACTGTGACCGTTTACGGTCCAGATTCCCTTAAGATATTCCTTTACAACTTCACCCCGGGGATTGACGCAGAATGTTCTGACCATATCGTTGAATTTTCTGGAACGGAATATCAGTTTAGGCTCGTAGGTGATTCTCGTGATAGGATCAAGGACAGCGGCAGGCAGTTCGACTCTTATTCCTATATCTACAGGATTCTTGAGCAGGGTAAGTCGAAGCCGCTTTGCTTCTTTTTCGAGCCATCTTGAACCCTCACGTCCCGGAGCAAGAATTACAGCGGATGAGAGAAGCTTTGTGCCACTCTTCAAGGTGACGCCGGCTGCACGCCGTTTTTCTATTATAACCCTTTCTGCTTCAGCGCCGAAAAGCACTTCGATCCTGCCGGAAAGCGAATCCCTGATATTCTTTAGCACTGTTCTGCAGCGGTCGGTACCGATATGCCGTATTCTCGTAGGAATGAACGTAAGATCATTCTCTGACGCGAGCTTTGCAATTCTCTCTATTTCTCTGTCGTCGTTTCCGTAAATTGTATGCGGAGCGCCGTGCATGACATATGTATCATCGACATAATCGATCAGAGATTCAAGCGTATTCCTGTCAAGATACCTGAGAAGGTGACCGCCGATATCCGGGGAAAGATTCAGTTTCCCGTCACTGTACGCACCCGCACCTCCCCAGCCGCTGAGAAGCGCACATTCAGGACATGTGGCGCACGAGATTTCTTTTACTTTCATGGGACATGACCTCTGATCGATGTTTTTTCCCTTCTCAATGATAAGAATCTTCAGATGAGGCTTTTGTTGCAATAGCTCCATGGCAGAAAAGATGCCTGCGGGTCCTGAACCGACTATTATTACGTCGTACCTTTTCATATATGGGGTTAACCGAGGCTGAAGGAAAGCCTTTGTTTCAGGAAGTTCAGTGCTTCATAGTTTGTAAGGTCAAGATGCACAGGGGTTATGGAGATACGGTTGTCCTGAACGGCCTGAATGTCGGTATCCTCTCCATGTTCCCAGAAAGGCTTCCCCCCGCCTATCCAGTAATGTTTTTCTCCATGGGGATCGTAGGTGTCCTGAATAGAATCGTCATAAATGCGTTTCCCCTGTCTCGTAATTTTTATGCCTTGAATCCGGCTGACCGGCACATCGGGCACATTAATGTTGAGAAGGGTATCATAGGGAAGAGAGTGTTCAAGGACATATTTCCCTATTTCATATGCTGTTTTTGCAGCAGTTTCAAAGTTCCAGGAAGATCTGCACTGGTTTCGAATGACGAGTGAAACGGCAAAGGCAGGGATGCCCATAATAGTGCTTTCTATCGCAGCAGAAACGGTTCCTGAATAGGTTATATCGTCACCGAGATTCGCCCCTTTGTTGATTCCCGAAACCACAAAGGCAGGTTTTGCGGGAAGGATCTTATTGACACCAATCGCTACGGCGTCGGTAGGTGTTCCGTTGATGCTGTATACCTGGTGTCTGATCTCTTCTACCCTGAGGGGCCTGTGCATGGTAAGCGCATGACTTACTGCGCTGCGTTCGCGGTCAGGAGCAACAATATAGGCGTTTCCAAGCTGTTTCATGGCATTAAAGAGAGAAATTATGCCAGGAGAATATACGCCGTCGTCGTTTGTCACAAGGATTAATGGCATCAGGATTATTGTATCAGAATAACACGTCTGTGTTAAACGGAAAATACATGACGCAGAAAAGTGTTTATGCAGTATTTGCGATAGGGAAGAACCCATATGGAAAAAATCGCACATCACGGATGTAATTCAATAAGTTCACGGATTTGCTATAATAAAAACCAATATGGAAATGCTCTCAATGCAGCGGAATATCGTTCGAATATGAGAGAAATCATTAACATAATTATGGATAAAATGCCTTT from the Nitrospirota bacterium genome contains:
- a CDS encoding DUF58 domain-containing protein, whose translation is MKSSREGKRFILASALIAVAALNTGNNLIYLILSMMLSILLLSVLILHINLKGLKVRVSQTQPIFSNQRGMVDIAVTNLKKRISSYSVKAFIGEEIIGSGYFQCIPHSAVIVNRVSVIFQKRGMYGHDSSALESGFPFIFLTKKTRPGTEGSVIVYPEIRESDRWLSEMLRDGYERLLPGSGKSDEFSVIREFRYGDDWRKIHWKASAKTDKMMVMEYAADEPKKITVILDNLKPLYPESFEKAVSLAATISDRFLREDFFVRLLTCRKVIPFGSGRDHLLKILDILAVIEGQESWECPLSTEAIPEGYSVLILNSAQSPLKKFISSSNAVIYASTL
- a CDS encoding DUF4388 domain-containing protein — its product is MASIKGDISVMPLTDLLQWVDLSRKSGTLNASFHGVDKKIYLEEGKIVYVSSNKEGERLGEYIARGSFLDINNIRSALEQSQTMKLPFTQRLIDLNYFSLELLTEIMVRFAKELLLDAISWNEGWFEFIEGIVPQYVMKGPIKLNTTEIIYEVFRELEDMRMGFKKSI
- a CDS encoding DUF3488 and transglutaminase-like domain-containing protein codes for the protein MPQLYKGLTFILALAGCISLLISGEINYFLSFSALALFAGYYRFFRNLPHAPKWVIGGLSGLTLLVFLIDSLMISDDYFIAVAHLTITFQAIKSFDLREPWDHLQVYFMSLLQLIVASELTHSIAFGFIFVLFLIALVAAIVYAHFVKEGKSLGVSISRPVLAISLMVLMLTAVLFVSIPRVTGGLWGKTHKKGIRTIGFSERVDFGSFGDLKSDSTIVLRVELAGESRRPYYWRGISLNDFDGISWNNTMSVREGIYRDGERFLIKPFEEAMAVIQKIYLEPMDTDVIFGLTEMKAVESQGRVILTDRAGSIFMPLKKGKRFSYVAYSVPGDIPVTGTFESYLQIPPGVEKISRLARSLVTENESDIEKAVKIEKYLRDNYSYSLSVPEPPRGINPVEDFLFRTKRGYCEHYATAMVLMMRSIDIPARIVTGFLGGELNEIGNYLIVRQSDAHSWAEAAIGGKWKLFDPTPPVSLSRFSGSSLFLDMLKMKWSRYIVSFSTDDQKTIVKTFTIPKRLTFAEGFRAKKIVSDALRFLILMLICIALLTGMYFLRRRYPGRYSFVTAQYISLRKYLKKKGMDINPSLTSSEIQREAARNGPSLIREFLIIYEEHRFGGKKMTGQDRERYNLLLKEIKKQISR
- the surE gene encoding 5'/3'-nucleotidase SurE, translating into MPLILVTNDDGVYSPGIISLFNAMKQLGNAYIVAPDRERSAVSHALTMHRPLRVEEIRHQVYSINGTPTDAVAIGVNKILPAKPAFVVSGINKGANLGDDITYSGTVSAAIESTIMGIPAFAVSLVIRNQCRSSWNFETAAKTAYEIGKYVLEHSLPYDTLLNINVPDVPVSRIQGIKITRQGKRIYDDSIQDTYDPHGEKHYWIGGGKPFWEHGEDTDIQAVQDNRISITPVHLDLTNYEALNFLKQRLSFSLG
- the argH gene encoding argininosuccinate lyase, whose amino-acid sequence is MKKLWSGRFSEDTSRIVETFTESVSFDHRLWMHDIRGSIAHARMLAKQGIISQKDSVKIIKGLEEIAGEIEAGKFSFRQDLEDIHMNIESALIKKTGDAGARLHTARSRNDQVALDLRLYLRAESEEVISLIRKLQNTLLSIASHHLELLFPGYTHLQRAQPVLLSHHLLAYVEMLQRDVERFSDSLKRINQLPLGSCALAGTTLPIDRHYVAKLLGFNGIAWNSIDAVSDRDFAIEFLSDSSILIMHLSRFAEELILWSSEEFRFINLPDAFTTGSSIMPQKKNPDVAELIRGKSGRVYGNLLALLTVMKGLPLSYNRDMQEDKLPLFDTVDTVKSCLAVLIEMLPGIRFFDKRMLATAGDAYATATDLAEYLVKKGVPFRKAHEVTGKIVLFCLKKKKRLEDLSLQELYRFSDAFSHDVYSCLSPQASVRNKQTPGSTSPREVKKQIKRLLKLVGRRK
- a CDS encoding NAD(P)/FAD-dependent oxidoreductase is translated as MKRYDVIIVGSGPAGIFSAMELLQQKPHLKILIIEKGKNIDQRSCPMKVKEISCATCPECALLSGWGGAGAYSDGKLNLSPDIGGHLLRYLDRNTLESLIDYVDDTYVMHGAPHTIYGNDDREIERIAKLASENDLTFIPTRIRHIGTDRCRTVLKNIRDSLSGRIEVLFGAEAERVIIEKRRAAGVTLKSGTKLLSSAVILAPGREGSRWLEKEAKRLRLTLLKNPVDIGIRVELPAAVLDPITRITYEPKLIFRSRKFNDMVRTFCVNPRGEVVKEYLKGIWTVNGHSYANSKSENTNFALLVSTFFTEPFNEPILYGRYIAGLANLIGKGVIVQRLGDLRQGRRSTRERIEKGKVTPSLRDSTPGDLSFVLPYRYLSDIIEMLDALDKVAPGVNSEHTLLYGAEVKFYSVLPKLSDSLETEVDNLFAIGDGAGVSRGLIQASVSGVIAARAAGAKLP
- a CDS encoding MoxR family ATPase, with translation MPNVSLQALQEKIESIIKGKGNVVKMALLALLGRGHLLIEDVPGVGKTTLAFTIAKATNCSFQRIQFTSDLLPTDILGVNIYNPDRREFEFRRGPIFTNIVLADEINRTNPKTQSALLEAMNERRVSIERKTYVLPEPFMVIATQNPLEYHGTFPLPESQLDRFMMHLKIGYPTLLYEKKVIFEQSSFEDIESMEPVISADEIIKMQREVDLVRVDDSLLDYLIHIIRETRTNDHIRLGVSPRGGQFLLKTAKANAYYEGRDYIVPGDIKETAPLVLGHRVILKTRTYFSDAERVIEEILEKIPVPL
- a CDS encoding protein-L-isoaspartate(D-aspartate) O-methyltransferase; translated protein: MKDFASLRDMMVKTQLIARGIKDERVINAMKKVPRHLFVDESMQHRSYDDMALSIGEGQTISQPFMVAIMTELLELKGMEKVLEVGTGSGYQGAILAELSGEVFTIERIPPLAERAEKKFRSLYYDNIHVKIGDGTKGLPENAPFDRILITAGTPKIPAPLKDQLAPGGILIAPVGDRFSQQLLKVRKSPHGTFSEERHTPCVFVPLIGAFGWGSEDLDTYPFST